In Triplophysa rosa linkage group LG2, Trosa_1v2, whole genome shotgun sequence, the genomic window attttttataattcctcaatgatttttttctgtcacaGCAATGAGATAAAATGGAGATCAGACTGAGAAAGTCTTCTACTTTTGTCTCTGGCGAGAGTCTCAACAATGTCTCTGTGCTCAGATTTACtaagatatttattttatttaccttttttgtgtgaCTTGTGTCCATCTATAAGATAAAAATGcaacttaaaaaacaaacaaaccgaGAACTATGAGAACTTGAGTCTACAAAATAGGCGTTTCTGATCAATAACAATTTTCCTTTAGGTGTCACTGTATATTTCCTTACACTATATAGTATGTGTGTTAAAAGAATAGATGTTTTGGTAACTCTCATCACTCAGactgggtgttttgttttttgtcagaTGTTTGTACACCATAATCCAGCTCAGACGTGTCTCACTGAACAACGCTGGTGGTGGCAGCTAACCAGTTATAAATGATTGTTTGCGTTGGATCTGTTGCAGACAAATATCGAGAGAACAATAAAATATCCCACGCACTGTTTAAAAGTGAAGGGTCACTTTactaaatgattttaaaaaaccttttaaaagCTTAAAACTGTGtggttaaatgtttaaaattgtttttgctgacaagaatataattgtgccaacatattaatAGCTTTCattaaaaacttaaataaaaaacctCTAAAGTGCACATTTCCGCAAATTCTAGAAAAGTGTAACTACACTGAAaatcataaaataacatttctgtttgtatttattcatttatttagtcCCGGCATAATTACCaaatttacatttgtgttatttcacagttttgatgagtttactatttttgtgttctgtttttaatgttttttttccatgtaTATCCCATTTCTCAAAAAAAggattattttatttgcaatGGGTAAATCAGagcagagtttttatttttattttctttatctaaggtttatttatattttgaattagctttacatttaaaattttcatgtcgattttagtttattttgaagCAATTTTGTatctgcttttgtcattttattgtttatttattttgaatacatttcatttatttatttcacttttactccttatttatttccagttattaatttttgatgttttgttgtaACAGTTTTGATGGGTTTTCTATTTTTGTAAACTGTGTGAAAATGAATCAAGAATGTgaaagtgaccctaaacttttgaacggtGATGTATACAAACATCAATGGATCACACACTAAAGATCACAGCCTTTAGGGACTTTTTTGAGCATGCCTGACTGACCGCGAAGACTCTGTGTTCTTAATACTGCTAAAGACGGATTAGTTTCATCCACTGCACTGTGCAAGTGTCAATCAAAACTAATTCTCGCTTTCTCACACACGCATAACAGAGAACCACGAACCAGATGAACCGCTACAGCAAAATACAAGAGAAGGAATTTAAATCCTTGAATCCTTTGTTTTGCTTAAACATTCACATTCACAgcaattcacacaaaaaaacactccaatttagcaaccacatagcaacgccCTGGCAACCAAACTTTTGCACTGCTCCCAGTTTCCTCATGCCGCGCTAATACAAGATGGCATATAAGAGTCACGCGTGGCCGAGACTGAGAACAAAGACACCGCTGAGGTGCTGtcaacacagagagagagagggagaagatCAGATTAGATCTGTTGCACAAGAGAAGAAGGGATCATCTCGGAGGAATCATGGGAATTACAGACAGAAGCATAATGCGATGTGACAGTCAGAGGAAGCAGACAAACATGAGCGCATGCGATTATTTCAGATCATCAAAAGAAAGAGGAAAGAAGGGAAGTGATGCGTTGAGAAGAAGAGGCGGGGCTTAGAGGGCTTCATCCTTCCCagggaaaatgttattgctcggGAGTTCTCAGATTGATCTTCGTCTCAAATATGGagatctcttctcaaactctaatggagacatttgtgagatttccaACTCTTTTCTCAAGAAAAAGATCTGAGCGCAATTTTGAGACACTGTTTCGATCCCTAGAGGAGAAAGGTCTGGAGGAGATGTGTGTGAGATTACAGAGGTCTTTTTCTTTGGCACAAATCTTTATTTAATCTCATCGGTATCTTGGAGAAACTATTGAAATGTCACAGAGATTTCCTCTCTCTTAATATTCCTATGTAGTATCTGACCTAATGAAACCATCAAATCTTGAGACTTATTAAAAATCTTTTTCAAAGTCATAATGAGATGTGCAGTTTCACCGCTGGTGTCCTGTGTCAGGGGTGTATTGATCTGGGCGGCTGTAATATTTATGGATTAACTTTATTGGTGTGGGAGAGACTGCAGCTCTGAGGGAAGATCTGCTTAATGCTTTAGAATTATTGAGCTTTGCGTCGCAGCGTCTTCTGCATGTCATTGCATGTAATTGAGACCCTGTAGagtagaaatgttttttttccatgtgTATCCCATTTCtcaaaaaatgaattattttatttgcaatGGGTAAATCAGAgcagagtttttttttctttatctaagttttatttatattttgaattagcgtttatctttgcatttttaattttcatgtcgATTTTAGTTTCATTTGAAGCAATTTTggatgtgcttttgtcattttattgtttatttattttgaatacatttcatttatttatttcacttttagTCCTTATTTATTTCCAGTTATTAATTTTAGTGCATCaatttaaacttttttcatttcattgctagtgcaacatttgaaatttcatttagttttacaaatattctttaatcttttattaattctatattttctttcatttcagttaacagaaatgttttaatatttttagtcaTAGTTAACTATAAAAACCCTGAAGGTGCAATATGTTTTGATCAAATttgataaatatataaaaaataaaaacaaaaatactccttctttggaataacatgcgtgattattttctttctttatgtcTTCAGGTTATTTGCCACCAAATGCAGCGGGTGTCTGGAGAAGATCGCGCCCACTGAGTTTGTGATGCGTGCCCTGGAGAGTGTGTATCATCTGGCGTGTTtctgctgctgtgtgtgtgacagacagTTGTGTAAAGGAGATGAGTTTGTACTGAAGGAAGGACAGCTGCTGTGCAAAAACGACTACGAGAAAGAGAAAGACCTACTGCACTCCATCAGTCCACAGATGTCTGACTCGGGTAAAAACTGATCTCTCTTATCTCCCCCTCgtctcatctctcctctccatcAAGAGGTATTAACAACTTGttgtgtctgtttgtctgtaGACAAAAGTGAGGATGAAGATTTGGATGTGAAGCCAGAGAAAGGTTCAGGAGGTCAGGGAAAAGGCGGCGATGATAGCAAAGACCCCCGCAGACCCAAGAGACCTCGTACCATTCTCACCACCCAGCAGCGACGGGCATTCAAAGCCTCCTTTGAGGTGTCCTCCAAACCATGCAGAAAGGTGTGACCTTCGCATAACGCACATAAAGTCAATTTATGTcaaatttctatttttattatatttgttatcttttttattcaaattatattttatatatatttgtaatatttatatatatttttgtatgttaaaaaatataagcactATGTTATGATACTTTAAATGGAAGTGTATTGCTTCTTGGGTAATttcctatttttattttttgtttctggAAGATAATTATTTAAGCTACTAACATGTAAAAGCACTTCTGGTCCACCTAACAAAACGTTTGatgttgtcttttgtgtttcttcAGGTCAGGGAGACGCTGGCGGCCGAGACCGGTCTGAGCGTAAGGGTGGTCCAAGTTTGGTTTCAGAACCAAAGAGCAAAGGTGAGCACGATTATAGAGATTATCTTAGTCTATGCATCATGATTCATCATTTATGAATTAAAGTCGGTACATGTTTGCTGCTCTTTTGTTCTGGTCAGATGAAGAAATTGGCCCGTCGACAACAGCAACAACAAGAACAGCAGAACACTCAGAGGCTCGGACAAGGTGCGACtctttaacacacacaaacactgtctACACTTGGAACACGACCCACCCTGCTTGTGTCTTACGccagttttgtgtttataataacTGCAGACGTGATATCGAGCAGAATGGAGAATCTGATGAACTCCTACACGCCGTTGGCTCCGCCTCCACAGCATCAGTTAGTCTCCATGGAGACGAGCGGATACAGCACAGACCCGTTCCAGCAGGGTCTGACCCCTCCGCAGATGCCCGGAGATCACATGAACCCATACGGTGTGTATGAGCGCTAAACACTCGTAATCTGTGATCTCGACCGCTAACTAGTCCCAGCAGCGatgttatgaaagaaaatagGTCCTACTTTATTTCTGTGGAATTATGTTGACAACATGCGGCTGTTAGCGCCACACGCGGGCTCGATAAAACATGAACAAGCCATTAAACTGTCATCAGCATTATGTAAGAGTGTGAATTAGTTTTCAAAGCCTGTAAAGTGACACTATAAAATGACTTCTGGCAAAGTTAGTGACTGTTTgctgtagattgtagaggtaaaataatctggatttgggtcaacttgatgagaaatgtccgagttcatattgagatcttcaataatgttgacttttgattgcagacttgacaaatctgagctcagtttaaGACATATCTTCTGAAACTCgaatggagacatttgtaagatttttctcaggagaaaaaaAAGTCTCATTGTCATcataatctcattgatgtctaggagaaaaaATGGCGATATTGAAGTAACCAATGTGATTTTTCTTTGGTATGGACCATCACACGTTACAGTGAGGCTGCAAGCATCACTTCGTGACCTCTCTAGACCACATTTGATCTCTTTCGTCTCTCTGCAGGAAACGACTCCATTTTCCACGACATCGACAGCGACACCTCCCTCACCAGCCTCAGCGACTGCTTCATGGCAGGGTCGGAGATCGGCTCCTTTCAAACCCGCGTGGGAAACCCCATTGACCGTCTGTATTCCATGCAGAGCTCCTACTTTGCATCCTGAAAGCAAATGTAGACCCAGACTACACAACCACAAAAACTACCAACAGCCACGACCTGCGACGACAGTTTCACGTACGACAACAAACATCAAGTACAGGTCCAGCTGGAGTCTGGAGGCAGACGGACAAGACAACCCGAGACGCTAAAACGAAACCGGATCTAGGTTTTGCTGTGGGAGACATGCTGAGCGGGTCTTGAGGTTCAAAGCTGCGCTGGCCAAATGTGTGAGAGACACTGAAGATGTTTCAGAGACTTTCACGGGACATTTCCATCTGTGTATTGAACCACTGGGAGAACATGACAAgcttaaatcataaataatcaACAGTCTCAAACACAATTTCGAGTATTTATGTGAAGATGTGCTGTGCAAAAACCCTGATGCAGTTTTCCACAAACagactttttgtatttttttatcatcCTATCGGAGGACAAACATGATGCCGAGCTGTTGATGTCTTGATAAAGACGAGTAGCTATTTATTACGTCCATGTGCCAAGTAAACCtgcaaagctttatttaaaacaaatcgtgTTACGGAAACATTTTATGTCCCTGGAAGAGTGTAGTATTACTGTCAATGTGTGAAgctgtatgtttatttttcgCTGTGCTATTTATTTGTCGTTTGCATTCTTGGACACTGTAGAGGATGCATTACTGTCTCACATTTGCTAAAATGACCAAAGTTTGTTGTAAAGAATAAAGAAACTAACGAAAATCTAAGTCTATTTCAACCTCCTTTAAACAGAAATTCATGTTTGATGTTTTCTTTATGTATTTTACACGTACAAGGTTAATTTCCGCATCATAACATAATACAATTTGACATCTGAGGCGTTTGGAAAATGAACACAAGAAATGTCAATAagtaattgttttaataaaataatgcatcatcatttcattattttataaagtattttctagggatgcaccgataggaTTTTTTTGGCCGATTTTACAAACAACTTCCGATACTGGTCAATTGCATACAGTACTATACAATACTAGCTAGTCTTTCTGCGTGAAATTAATTTTACTGAACATGAATTggatccatttaacattttaagagaggcacaagttaagataaaaatacaacaagacaacatgacaatcttcaaaggtgatttttgCCATCCAGTATTTCTTTTACTAACAACATTAACTCCTATTTCATTTATAAGAACAAAGTCTGTGCTATTTAATAATTTTGCTCAGAGAGAAACGTTGGATTATTCAGACATGCAACTCATTTCTTGAAGTTAATTAATAAACCATCGGCATCAGCCTTTTTCATGCTTTTGCCGATGGTGTTAAATGAATCGAATATCGGCCGATTAATATCGGCGGCCGAtacatcggtgcatccctagtatttTCATATTTTCGTAAGGGTGGTCTTAACAGATCCCGAATCAGTGTGTTCCTGTTTCTAAACCAGTATCTGTTCATCCAGACTTCAGCAGGCTAACGCATCTCAAGAGACCGGCGTTACAAAGAGACTTTaataaacaacattgacccctgTGACCCCCTGTGGACCTTTAGCGCCACGGTTGTCCTGTTCACGCTTGAACCTCTGAGAGCAACCTCCTACAGATCTGTGTCATGATGTGTTTCACATCTCAGATCTCCTTGATTTTTTGGGTGGATCATTACTAAAGTAGCCAATTCCATTACTGAAATACTTTGTTTTGCGTAGTTTACCTGTCCTCTAAAATGATAGTTTACGCAAAactggaaattctgtcatcgtttactcacagagaaagtcgtacaggtttgaaatgacaagatggcgAGGACAGGATTTTCATCAGTAAAATGTGACCTtc contains:
- the lmx1ba gene encoding LIM homeobox transcription factor 1, beta a, with the protein product MLDGIKIEDQLRSGPLGLMLGSDCSHQNVCEGCQRPISDRFLLRVNESSWHEECVQCAVCQQPLTMSCYSRDRKFYCKNDYQQLFATKCSGCLEKIAPTEFVMRALESVYHLACFCCCVCDRQLCKGDEFVLKEGQLLCKNDYEKEKDLLHSISPQMSDSDKSEDEDLDVKPEKGSGGQGKGGDDSKDPRRPKRPRTILTTQQRRAFKASFEVSSKPCRKVRETLAAETGLSVRVVQVWFQNQRAKMKKLARRQQQQQEQQNTQRLGQDVISSRMENLMNSYTPLAPPPQHQLVSMETSGYSTDPFQQGLTPPQMPGDHMNPYGNDSIFHDIDSDTSLTSLSDCFMAGSEIGSFQTRVGNPIDRLYSMQSSYFAS